One Terriglobales bacterium genomic window carries:
- a CDS encoding amino acid racemase — protein MVRPAMTQHIGIVACSAEGAALCYRTICEEAQQELGRHYHPEVSVHTHCLGEYMRFAEVDDWDGVAGLMLSSAHKLHKAGADFLICPDNTIHQAMRLVTPKSPLPWLHIAEEVANEARRRGYKRVGLTGTKYLVRSGVYPERLEAAGIGYVRPNAAEREKINDIIFDELVHAIFTTKSLEYFQQVIERMKHEDCDAVVLGCTEIPLLVNDANSPLPTLDSTRLLARAALRRAIVPRMAASPR, from the coding sequence ATGGTCCGACCGGCCATGACGCAACACATCGGCATCGTCGCATGCAGCGCCGAGGGGGCCGCGCTCTGCTACCGCACCATCTGCGAGGAAGCCCAGCAGGAACTCGGCCGCCACTATCACCCAGAAGTTTCCGTGCATACCCATTGCCTCGGGGAGTACATGCGCTTCGCCGAGGTTGACGACTGGGACGGCGTCGCCGGCTTGATGCTCTCGTCGGCGCACAAGTTACACAAGGCGGGCGCCGACTTCCTGATCTGTCCCGATAACACCATCCACCAGGCGATGCGCCTGGTCACTCCCAAGTCGCCGCTGCCCTGGCTGCACATCGCCGAAGAGGTGGCCAACGAGGCCCGGCGGCGGGGATACAAGCGCGTCGGCTTGACCGGGACCAAGTACCTGGTGCGGAGCGGCGTCTATCCCGAGAGGCTGGAAGCCGCCGGCATCGGCTATGTCCGTCCCAACGCCGCGGAGCGCGAGAAGATCAACGACATCATCTTCGATGAGCTGGTGCACGCCATCTTCACCACCAAGTCGCTCGAGTACTTTCAGCAGGTGATCGAGCGCATGAAGCACGAGGATTGCGATGCGGTGGTGCTGGGCTGCACCGAGATCCCCCTGCTGGTCAACGACGCTAACTCGCCCCTGCCCACCCTCGACTCCACCCGCCTGCTGGCCCGCGCCGCCCTCCGACGAGCTATCGTCCCCAGGATGGCCGCCAGCCCCAGGTAG
- a CDS encoding rhodanese-like domain-containing protein translates to MATVSDLQKLCAGGSRPQIVDVRSAPEFCAGHIPGAVNIPLDQLESRLGDLAADALLVLVCQRGTRAAMAATLLNGCRRSTVLEGGTSAWSDAGLPLVRSVKMRWALERQVRLIAGLLVLTGAVLALLVDPRCLLLSGIVGLGLTFAGLTDICLMASVLTRMPWNRASVSGRPKVVASCSM, encoded by the coding sequence ATGGCCACTGTCTCTGACTTACAAAAGCTATGTGCCGGCGGGTCACGCCCCCAGATCGTGGATGTGCGCTCCGCGCCGGAATTTTGCGCCGGACACATCCCCGGCGCGGTCAACATCCCGCTCGACCAGCTCGAGTCGCGGCTCGGCGACCTTGCTGCCGACGCGCTGCTCGTCCTTGTCTGCCAGCGCGGGACCCGCGCGGCAATGGCCGCCACCTTGCTGAACGGCTGTCGCCGCTCGACCGTGCTCGAGGGCGGCACCAGCGCCTGGTCTGACGCCGGGCTGCCCCTGGTGCGCAGCGTCAAGATGCGCTGGGCGCTGGAGCGCCAGGTCCGCCTCATTGCCGGCCTGCTGGTGCTTACGGGCGCTGTCTTGGCGCTGCTGGTGGACCCGCGCTGCCTGCTGCTCTCCGGCATCGTCGGGTTGGGACTCACGTTCGCCGGCCTCACCGATATCTGCCTGATGGCATCTGTGCTCACTCGTATGCCCTGGAATCGCGCATCCGTGAGCGGGCGACCGAAGGTGGTGGCCTCATGCTCGATGTAG
- a CDS encoding sigma-70 family RNA polymerase sigma factor, with protein MLDVAEVTASACGGCHNVLVNFEALTNQHKDAVYRHMIRVCGNREDAEDVLIEALLKAYRHLDQLRASAAFRSWLTQIARRVCWQLKQSESLQPLLQLSGMEDEGRQIASTAPPPEAQVAMREMKRLLDQAIANLPAKESEVYRLREIEEMPGDQVARRLQISTAAMKSRLHRARKLLREHLDSALSGASPKKLESVKQ; from the coding sequence ATGCTCGATGTAGCGGAAGTCACAGCATCCGCTTGCGGCGGGTGTCACAATGTCCTGGTGAATTTCGAGGCGCTTACCAACCAGCACAAGGACGCCGTGTACCGGCATATGATCCGCGTCTGCGGGAACCGCGAGGATGCGGAGGATGTGCTCATCGAGGCCCTGCTCAAGGCCTACCGTCACCTGGACCAATTGCGGGCGTCGGCGGCGTTCCGTTCGTGGCTGACGCAGATCGCTCGCCGTGTCTGCTGGCAACTGAAACAAAGCGAATCTCTGCAACCACTGCTCCAGCTCTCCGGCATGGAAGACGAAGGCCGTCAGATCGCTTCCACCGCGCCGCCGCCGGAAGCTCAGGTAGCCATGCGCGAGATGAAGCGTCTGCTCGACCAGGCGATCGCAAATCTGCCGGCCAAAGAATCCGAGGTGTACCGGCTGCGCGAGATCGAAGAAATGCCGGGCGACCAGGTGGCGCGGCGCCTGCAGATCTCCACCGCGGCCATGAAGTCGCGCCTGCATCGCGCCCGAAAGCTCCTGCGCGAGCATTTGGATTCGGCTCTCAGTGGCGCGAGTCCCAAGAAGTTGGAATCGGTAAAGCAGTGA
- a CDS encoding OsmC family protein: MEVLIEHLGAVQFEIRARQHKIASDQPRENGGFDEGMTPPELFLAALGSCAGFYAAQYLKKRNLAAEGTRVRVTADKLPGPARLDNFRIEVEVPLEIDEVNRKGVEDAVHHCLIHNTLLQPPSITIDVHAPALAR, encoded by the coding sequence ATGGAAGTCTTGATCGAACATCTTGGTGCGGTGCAGTTTGAGATCCGCGCCCGGCAGCACAAGATCGCGAGTGACCAGCCGCGGGAGAACGGCGGCTTCGACGAGGGCATGACCCCGCCCGAGTTGTTCCTCGCAGCCCTGGGCTCGTGCGCCGGTTTCTACGCGGCACAGTATCTGAAGAAGCGCAATCTGGCCGCCGAAGGTACCCGCGTGCGGGTCACCGCGGACAAGCTGCCTGGCCCGGCTCGACTCGACAACTTTCGTATAGAGGTCGAAGTGCCGCTGGAGATCGATGAAGTCAACCGCAAGGGCGTGGAGGACGCGGTCCACCACTGCCTGATTCACAACACGCTGCTCCAGCCGCCTTCCATCACGATCGATGTGCATGCGCCTGCCCTGGCGCGCTAG
- a CDS encoding radical SAM protein — MPTAGVLLRRKARAIRTRGRELKMIAKALWSTDHPVLAHVIPVRRCNLACAYCNEYDDFSKPVPLETVHERLDRLAALGTTIITISGGEPLLHPDLDAIIGHVRRRGMIAGLITNGYLLTRERIERLNRAGLEHLQISIDNVQPDDISKKSLKVLDKKLQLLAEHAEFHVNINSVVGGGIRNPQDALTIGRRALELGFTSTVGIIHNGDGQLLPLGEEERTVYSQMRAMEKASYARINYFQDNIAHGRPNNWRCRSGARYLYICENGLVHYCSQQRGYPAKPLAQYTVEDIRREYLTEKSCAPHCTVSCVHQVSYLDSWRGPQSRPASQPQGGLVQIGD, encoded by the coding sequence ATGCCGACGGCAGGGGTGCTTCTGCGCCGCAAAGCCCGGGCTATCCGCACCCGGGGGCGCGAACTGAAAATGATCGCTAAGGCGCTGTGGTCCACCGACCACCCAGTGCTGGCCCACGTCATCCCCGTGCGCCGGTGCAATCTCGCCTGCGCCTACTGCAACGAGTACGACGACTTCTCCAAGCCCGTCCCGCTGGAGACTGTCCACGAGCGGCTGGATCGGCTGGCGGCGCTGGGGACGACCATCATCACCATCTCCGGCGGTGAGCCCCTGCTGCATCCCGACCTCGACGCCATCATCGGCCATGTCCGCCGGCGCGGCATGATTGCCGGGCTCATCACCAACGGCTACCTGCTCACCCGCGAGCGCATCGAGCGGCTGAATCGCGCCGGGCTGGAGCACCTGCAGATCTCCATCGACAATGTGCAGCCCGACGACATCTCCAAGAAGAGCCTGAAGGTACTCGACAAGAAGCTGCAACTGCTGGCGGAACATGCCGAGTTCCACGTGAACATCAATTCGGTGGTGGGTGGCGGCATCCGTAATCCGCAGGACGCCCTGACCATCGGACGCCGGGCGCTGGAGCTGGGCTTTACCTCCACCGTCGGCATCATCCACAACGGCGACGGCCAGTTGCTGCCCCTGGGCGAGGAAGAGCGCACGGTCTACAGCCAGATGCGCGCCATGGAGAAGGCCAGCTACGCCCGCATCAACTACTTCCAGGACAACATCGCGCACGGGCGGCCGAACAACTGGCGCTGCCGCTCCGGCGCCCGCTACCTCTACATCTGCGAGAACGGCCTGGTGCATTACTGCTCGCAGCAGCGCGGCTACCCGGCCAAGCCGCTCGCACAGTACACGGTCGAAGACATCCGGCGCGAATACCTGACCGAAAAGTCGTGCGCGCCGCACTGCACGGTATCGTGCGTGCACCAGGTGTCGTATCTGGATTCTTGGCGCGGCCCGCAGAGCCGCCCCGCCTCCCAGCCTCAGGGCGGCCTGGTGCAGATCGGCGACTAG
- a CDS encoding YIP1 family protein: MPVVPSEQNPPLPEIKRLVNVISDPSATFGDLPRASRWWSPWLVVSAASLIFVVLLGQRVGFEQISANQIAISSRAEQFDKLPADQRQQALARSAVIVRVVSYASPITLLIVYAITAGILLGVFNAGMGAQLKFPTMLAIVSYSSLVHLIGTVLAIVLLVAPGLEPDKYNVANPSGTNIAYYLDPATTNKFLYALLSGVDAIVIWSIVLMGIGVATVSKVKRPTAIVTIAALYLGWKLLTGAMAAAF; this comes from the coding sequence ATGCCTGTCGTCCCGTCCGAGCAGAATCCTCCACTGCCGGAGATCAAGCGCCTGGTGAACGTGATCAGCGACCCTTCCGCGACCTTCGGGGACCTGCCGCGCGCCTCGCGCTGGTGGTCGCCGTGGCTGGTGGTGTCGGCGGCCAGCCTGATCTTCGTAGTCCTGCTCGGGCAGCGCGTGGGCTTCGAGCAGATCAGCGCCAACCAGATCGCCATATCGAGCCGGGCGGAGCAGTTCGACAAACTGCCGGCCGACCAGCGGCAGCAGGCACTGGCGCGCTCGGCCGTGATCGTGCGGGTAGTGTCCTATGCCTCCCCCATCACGCTGCTGATCGTATACGCCATCACCGCCGGGATCCTGCTGGGAGTGTTCAATGCGGGGATGGGAGCGCAACTCAAGTTCCCGACCATGCTGGCGATCGTGAGCTACTCCAGCCTGGTGCACCTGATCGGGACGGTGCTGGCCATCGTCCTGCTGGTGGCGCCCGGGCTGGAACCCGACAAGTACAACGTCGCCAATCCCTCGGGCACCAACATCGCCTATTACCTGGATCCAGCGACCACCAACAAGTTTCTTTACGCGCTGCTTTCCGGCGTGGACGCCATTGTGATCTGGAGCATCGTACTGATGGGGATCGGGGTGGCGACGGTCAGCAAGGTCAAGCGGCCCACTGCCATCGTGACCATCGCCGCGCTCTACCTGGGCTGGAAGCTGCTTACGGGGGCGATGGCCGCAGCCTTTTAG
- a CDS encoding ATP-binding cassette domain-containing protein: protein MHLVEVRNLVKVYPAGETMFGGHGRPGVRAVDDVSLDIKAGETLGLVGESGCGKSTLGRLILRLIKATSGSVVFDGRNVTAASADELRALRRQMQIIFQDPFGSLDPRMNVESIVTEPILIHQGLSHSLRRSRAGELLRAVGLDGSALGRYPHEFSGGQRQRIGIARALAVRPRFIVADEPVSALDVSVGAQIVNLMKRLQKEFGLTYLFISHSMPLVRYISDRIAVMSQGKIVEVGAAEQITALPQHSYTRTLLDSVPEVEVAT from the coding sequence ATGCACCTGGTCGAAGTGCGCAACCTCGTGAAGGTCTACCCCGCGGGCGAGACCATGTTCGGCGGCCACGGCAGGCCCGGGGTGCGCGCGGTGGACGACGTCTCGCTCGACATCAAAGCCGGAGAGACGCTCGGCCTCGTGGGGGAGTCCGGTTGCGGCAAGAGCACGCTGGGGCGGCTGATCTTGCGCCTGATCAAGGCGACCTCGGGCTCGGTCGTCTTCGACGGCCGGAACGTCACCGCAGCGTCGGCCGACGAGTTGCGGGCGCTCCGCCGTCAGATGCAGATCATCTTCCAGGACCCGTTCGGCTCGCTCGACCCCCGGATGAACGTCGAGAGCATCGTCACCGAACCGATCCTGATCCACCAAGGTCTGTCGCATTCGCTGCGGCGCAGCCGCGCCGGCGAACTGCTGCGGGCGGTCGGGCTGGACGGATCGGCGCTGGGCCGCTACCCGCATGAATTCTCCGGGGGGCAGCGGCAGCGCATCGGCATCGCCCGGGCGCTGGCGGTGCGGCCCCGGTTCATCGTGGCCGATGAGCCGGTCTCGGCACTCGACGTCAGCGTGGGAGCCCAGATCGTCAATCTGATGAAGCGTCTGCAGAAGGAGTTCGGGCTCACCTACCTCTTCATCTCCCACTCCATGCCGCTGGTGCGCTACATCTCAGACCGCATCGCGGTGATGAGCCAGGGAAAGATCGTGGAGGTCGGTGCGGCTGAGCAGATCACCGCTCTGCCCCAGCACTCCTATACGAGAACCTTGCTGGACTCCGTGCCCGAGGTCGAAGTCGCGACTTGA
- a CDS encoding protein kinase, translating to MKYCETCNATYPTGFNTCPKDQTVLRVVSELMPGLIIRDKYQIVDKIGSGGMATVYRVKHLAFNEERAIKVVSSKLMDDSNFIKRFRTEAIVTRKLQHPNAVRVDDLDTTEDGRLFMVMEYVKGRDLRNMIQHSGPLPVERALHITRQVSSALACAHQLGITHRDIKPDNILLVAQPSGEDLVKVLDFGIAKVREGAMDVGGGYTATQTGMVVGTPQYISPEQAMGRSGDQIDGRADLYSLGVVVYEMLTARQPFESDTAMGLLLHHLQTTPTPPHLMCPHLNIPPAFSMVLMKALEKDPAKRFQTADEMLEALAAAGKQATSETGIATRIITPTVMAKAATPVPGTMVGTPVSASEAPTYPPTAMSPGPAATPVAAAAKAAPAAMDKTVAISPPRKAPAPIAKPPAKPAPTPASGRRWLIPALVAVLVLGVLGMVVRQQRKAAAQTPAPPVVQPASVPVETVKQPASEPVVQPASIPVKEKTVSKPETATPSPKRKKVAEQPKEQAAQPQPETTNLEMHPAAMSPDVKRLLQIGKQQYDNGKYGAAMASFRAALELDPNNQWAQKGIEACKAARQRQSEQVLQQGQPQGNLPRWRRKQPNP from the coding sequence ATGAAATATTGCGAGACCTGCAACGCGACCTATCCCACCGGCTTTAACACCTGCCCCAAGGACCAGACCGTGCTGCGGGTCGTCTCGGAACTCATGCCGGGGCTGATCATCCGCGACAAGTACCAGATCGTGGACAAGATCGGTTCTGGCGGGATGGCGACGGTTTATCGGGTGAAGCATCTCGCCTTCAACGAGGAACGCGCCATCAAGGTCGTCAGCAGCAAGCTGATGGACGATTCCAACTTCATCAAGCGCTTCCGCACCGAAGCCATCGTCACCCGCAAGCTGCAGCACCCGAATGCCGTGCGGGTGGACGACCTCGATACTACCGAAGACGGCCGGCTGTTCATGGTCATGGAGTACGTGAAGGGGCGGGACCTGCGGAACATGATCCAGCACAGCGGGCCGCTGCCGGTGGAGCGCGCGCTGCACATCACCCGCCAGGTCTCGTCGGCGCTGGCCTGCGCCCACCAGTTGGGCATCACCCACCGCGACATCAAGCCCGACAACATCCTGCTGGTGGCGCAGCCCTCCGGCGAGGACCTGGTGAAGGTGCTGGATTTCGGCATCGCCAAAGTGCGTGAAGGCGCCATGGATGTGGGCGGCGGTTACACCGCTACCCAGACCGGCATGGTCGTGGGCACCCCGCAGTACATCTCGCCGGAGCAGGCCATGGGCCGCAGCGGCGACCAGATCGATGGCCGCGCCGATCTCTACTCGCTGGGCGTAGTGGTCTACGAGATGCTGACCGCCAGGCAGCCGTTCGAGTCCGACACCGCGATGGGGCTGCTGCTGCACCACCTGCAGACCACGCCCACACCACCGCACCTGATGTGCCCCCACTTGAATATCCCCCCGGCGTTCTCCATGGTGCTGATGAAGGCGCTGGAAAAAGATCCCGCCAAGCGCTTCCAGACCGCCGACGAAATGCTGGAGGCACTGGCCGCAGCCGGGAAGCAGGCCACATCCGAAACCGGCATCGCCACCAGAATCATCACGCCCACCGTGATGGCCAAAGCGGCGACGCCGGTCCCGGGTACGATGGTGGGCACTCCGGTCAGTGCCAGCGAAGCCCCCACGTACCCGCCAACGGCCATGTCGCCCGGACCTGCGGCGACGCCGGTTGCCGCTGCCGCCAAGGCGGCTCCGGCTGCCATGGACAAGACGGTGGCCATCTCGCCTCCGCGGAAGGCCCCTGCTCCCATCGCCAAGCCCCCGGCCAAACCTGCGCCGACACCCGCCAGCGGACGGCGCTGGCTGATCCCGGCGCTGGTTGCTGTCCTGGTGTTGGGCGTCCTTGGGATGGTGGTGCGGCAGCAGAGAAAGGCAGCCGCTCAGACTCCCGCACCCCCGGTCGTTCAGCCCGCGAGTGTGCCCGTTGAAACCGTGAAACAACCGGCCTCCGAACCAGTGGTGCAGCCTGCGTCCATTCCGGTGAAAGAAAAGACAGTCTCGAAGCCGGAGACGGCTACACCCTCGCCGAAGAGAAAGAAAGTCGCAGAGCAGCCCAAGGAGCAAGCCGCCCAGCCTCAACCCGAGACGACTAACCTGGAGATGCATCCTGCGGCGATGAGTCCTGACGTCAAGCGGCTACTGCAAATAGGCAAGCAGCAGTACGACAACGGCAAGTACGGCGCGGCCATGGCCAGCTTCCGCGCGGCGCTGGAGTTGGACCCTAACAATCAGTGGGCGCAGAAGGGCATCGAGGCCTGCAAGGCCGCCCGGCAACGTCAATCCGAACAGGTGCTGCAGCAGGGCCAGCCCCAGGGAAACCTGCCCCGTTGGCGGCGCAAACAGCCGAACCCATAA
- the rpe gene encoding ribulose-phosphate 3-epimerase — protein sequence MIELAPSILSADFARLAEEARAALQGGATLLHVDVMDGHFVPNITIGPPVVAALRKVVEAPLDVHLMIENPDQYIPAFLEAGADWISVHQETCRHLHRTLESIRGRGARAGVVVNPATPVETLEEVLEMVDFVLVMSVNPGFGGQKFIPGSLEKIRKLVSMRNARGAGFRIEVDGGIGLDTIGDAVRAGAEILVAGNAVFGKGDAAENVRRLLKAAAEATLQRV from the coding sequence TTGATTGAGCTAGCGCCTTCGATCCTTTCGGCCGATTTTGCCCGCCTGGCGGAGGAAGCCCGCGCCGCCCTGCAGGGGGGCGCTACCTTGTTGCACGTCGATGTAATGGACGGTCATTTCGTGCCCAACATCACCATCGGGCCCCCGGTGGTGGCTGCCCTGCGCAAGGTGGTGGAGGCGCCGCTGGACGTCCACCTGATGATTGAGAACCCCGACCAGTACATCCCGGCGTTCCTGGAAGCGGGTGCGGATTGGATCTCGGTGCACCAGGAAACCTGTCGCCACCTGCACCGCACCCTGGAATCGATCCGCGGGCGCGGGGCCCGCGCTGGAGTGGTAGTGAACCCGGCTACCCCGGTCGAGACCCTGGAGGAAGTCCTGGAGATGGTGGACTTTGTCCTGGTGATGTCGGTGAACCCCGGTTTTGGAGGACAGAAGTTCATTCCCGGCTCGCTGGAGAAGATTCGCAAGCTGGTCAGCATGCGCAACGCCCGCGGGGCCGGTTTCCGCATCGAGGTGGATGGCGGCATCGGGCTGGATACGATCGGCGACGCGGTACGCGCCGGAGCCGAGATCCTGGTGGCCGGCAACGCCGTTTTCGGCAAGGGGGATGCCGCCGAGAATGTCCGGCGGCTGCTGAAAGCGGCTGCCGAGGCCACTCTCCAGCGGGTCTAG
- the bamD gene encoding outer membrane protein assembly factor BamD, giving the protein MQKRLLLTVPVLLLAIVLVGCHKGKVQNPIANVDSKQPDKVLFDRAMQALAQHKHDVARMTLQTMINTYPDSEYVARAKLAIGDSWYDEGGAAGFAQAEIEYKDFITFFPNMPEAAEAQLKVANIHYRQMEKADRDFTHAKRAEEEYKQLLLQFPDSKLVPEAKQRLMEVQEVLAEREFRIGRFYYLRPNYSAAIARLKSLSDAYPLYSGAEEALYILGQIYEQEANAARSNLKAPEAAKGAVIQDFEKKAQDAYSRIITRYPVTPRAQDARKRLEALHLTVPTPTEAAIAQNKAEEESRQQLGRFGRLMMNLHRQPDVSQAAKVGEPTLVEPKQTGAPEVNRDITALFSGSHGNASSHDLSVSTDSTATPGPNQPAPRSDAGNVAEPPLPAPPQLNQAAPAPSQVNDAASGKDSATTGASDSAAADSSKSDSSKDSKESGKTESSSKKKGKKGLRKLIPF; this is encoded by the coding sequence ATGCAGAAACGTCTTCTTCTCACCGTCCCCGTGCTCCTGTTGGCCATCGTTTTGGTTGGGTGTCACAAGGGCAAAGTCCAGAACCCGATCGCCAACGTCGATTCCAAGCAGCCCGACAAGGTGCTGTTCGACCGCGCCATGCAGGCCCTGGCCCAGCACAAGCACGACGTGGCCCGCATGACCCTGCAAACGATGATCAACACCTACCCCGATTCGGAATACGTCGCCCGGGCCAAGCTGGCCATCGGCGATAGCTGGTACGACGAAGGCGGCGCCGCCGGCTTTGCCCAGGCCGAGATCGAATACAAGGACTTCATCACCTTCTTCCCCAACATGCCAGAGGCGGCCGAGGCCCAACTCAAGGTCGCCAACATCCATTACCGGCAGATGGAGAAGGCGGACCGCGACTTCACCCACGCCAAGCGCGCGGAAGAGGAGTACAAGCAGCTCCTGCTGCAGTTTCCCGACAGCAAGCTCGTGCCCGAAGCCAAGCAGCGTCTTATGGAAGTGCAGGAAGTGCTGGCCGAGCGTGAGTTTCGCATCGGCCGCTTTTACTACCTGCGGCCCAACTACTCCGCAGCCATCGCCCGCTTGAAATCCCTGAGTGATGCCTACCCGCTCTATAGCGGGGCCGAAGAAGCGTTGTACATCCTGGGGCAGATCTACGAACAGGAGGCCAACGCCGCGCGCAGCAATCTGAAGGCGCCCGAGGCGGCGAAAGGCGCCGTGATCCAGGATTTCGAGAAGAAAGCCCAGGATGCGTACTCCCGCATCATCACCCGTTATCCGGTGACGCCCCGCGCGCAGGACGCCAGGAAACGCCTGGAAGCCCTCCACCTGACGGTGCCCACGCCCACGGAGGCCGCCATCGCGCAGAACAAGGCGGAGGAAGAAAGCCGGCAGCAACTGGGGCGCTTCGGACGGCTGATGATGAACCTCCATCGCCAGCCCGATGTCTCGCAGGCCGCCAAGGTGGGCGAGCCCACTCTGGTGGAGCCCAAGCAGACCGGCGCTCCCGAAGTCAATCGCGACATCACCGCTCTCTTCTCGGGCAGTCACGGGAACGCCTCGTCGCACGACCTTTCGGTGAGCACCGATTCGACGGCCACCCCCGGCCCCAATCAGCCTGCGCCTCGCTCCGATGCCGGCAATGTCGCGGAGCCTCCGCTTCCAGCCCCGCCGCAATTGAACCAGGCTGCGCCTGCGCCAAGCCAGGTCAATGATGCAGCCAGCGGCAAGGACTCCGCGACTACGGGCGCGAGCGATTCGGCCGCCGCCGACAGCTCCAAGTCCGACAGCTCCAAGGATTCGAAAGAAAGCGGCAAGACCGAGTCCTCAAGCAAGAAGAAGGGCAAGAAAGGCCTGCGCAAGCTCATCCCGTTCTGA
- a CDS encoding response regulator has translation MALKVLLADDSMTAQNMGKKILTEAGYEVVAVSNGAQAVKKIAEHKPDLAVLDVFMPGYTGVEVCERVKKAQETAHMPVLLTVGKMEPFKPEEGTRAGADGLVVKPFEASDLLAALKKLEEKLAAAAVPAAQDTTVKLPVEEFQDASYEEWKVSSPETEAEAPEAAAIAVPHEMAAAPAFGMESFEEAAPVPASMAETQPISAPSTARTTEPVVPPDLRPTAPITPPPEVFAEPAARTTAEMPAPLQAAAGAAAAPALAEEPPPAAPAAEHAVEFTSHRVEHEVDHAPAPGFEPTVRQEQISAPLGRDPGLVTDAEELSKFATKFGVEGAEPIPVGVAADMPGLYADSQAPVAEAPAAAEPSADADFEARVAAAMAGYEEAPTTTIEAPAPAPEPPPAVAPELPAEERPGVGMETASFLAQMQRAVESLPVDTTPHAEAAAEAVPVSPPAPAPEPVAENVPDHALAAAMAAAVGASVEPQVVAAVTPAPEATQKIDPTLIADIVHRVVERMKPDLAAEIARELEDRLRR, from the coding sequence GTGGCTCTAAAGGTCCTACTCGCCGATGACAGCATGACTGCCCAGAACATGGGCAAGAAGATCCTCACCGAAGCTGGATACGAGGTTGTTGCGGTCAGCAATGGCGCCCAGGCGGTGAAGAAGATCGCCGAGCACAAACCCGACCTCGCCGTGCTCGATGTGTTCATGCCCGGCTATACCGGCGTCGAGGTCTGTGAGCGTGTCAAGAAGGCGCAAGAGACCGCCCACATGCCGGTGCTGCTGACGGTCGGCAAGATGGAGCCATTCAAACCCGAAGAGGGCACCCGCGCCGGCGCCGATGGCCTGGTGGTCAAGCCCTTCGAAGCTTCCGACCTGCTCGCCGCCCTCAAGAAGCTCGAGGAAAAGCTGGCCGCCGCGGCCGTACCTGCTGCCCAAGACACTACGGTCAAACTCCCGGTGGAAGAGTTCCAGGACGCCTCGTACGAGGAGTGGAAGGTGTCTTCACCAGAGACTGAGGCGGAAGCTCCCGAGGCCGCAGCCATCGCGGTCCCGCACGAAATGGCAGCCGCGCCCGCTTTCGGCATGGAGTCCTTCGAGGAAGCGGCGCCCGTCCCGGCCTCGATGGCCGAGACCCAGCCCATCTCGGCTCCTTCGACCGCGCGCACCACCGAACCGGTCGTTCCTCCGGATCTGCGCCCCACCGCGCCCATCACTCCACCCCCCGAAGTCTTTGCCGAACCTGCGGCCCGCACTACGGCCGAGATGCCAGCCCCGCTGCAAGCCGCCGCTGGCGCTGCCGCCGCTCCTGCGTTGGCGGAGGAGCCGCCTCCGGCTGCGCCGGCTGCCGAGCACGCGGTCGAGTTCACCTCGCATCGCGTGGAGCACGAGGTCGACCACGCGCCCGCACCCGGCTTCGAGCCCACGGTCCGCCAGGAACAGATTAGCGCTCCATTGGGGCGTGATCCCGGACTGGTGACCGACGCCGAAGAGCTCTCCAAGTTCGCGACCAAGTTCGGGGTCGAAGGGGCCGAGCCCATCCCGGTCGGCGTCGCCGCCGACATGCCCGGCCTCTATGCCGATAGCCAGGCGCCTGTCGCCGAGGCTCCGGCGGCCGCCGAGCCTTCCGCCGACGCTGACTTCGAGGCCCGGGTGGCTGCCGCCATGGCCGGTTACGAGGAGGCGCCAACCACCACCATCGAGGCTCCGGCGCCAGCCCCTGAGCCGCCGCCGGCCGTCGCGCCGGAACTGCCCGCTGAGGAGCGTCCCGGAGTGGGCATGGAAACTGCCTCCTTCCTCGCCCAGATGCAGAGGGCGGTCGAGAGTCTTCCGGTCGACACCACTCCCCATGCGGAAGCTGCGGCCGAGGCGGTGCCGGTATCGCCACCGGCGCCGGCGCCCGAGCCGGTCGCCGAGAACGTGCCCGACCACGCTCTGGCCGCCGCCATGGCGGCCGCCGTCGGGGCCTCGGTGGAGCCGCAGGTGGTGGCGGCGGTCACACCCGCACCGGAAGCTACCCAGAAGATCGACCCCACACTGATCGCCGACATCGTGCACCGGGTGGTCGAGCGTATGAAGCCGGATCTGGCCGCCGAGATCGCCAGGGAGCTCGAGGACAGGCTGCGGAGATAG